In the genome of Anaerosporomusa subterranea, the window CAGTTAATAATATTTTTTCATCCTCCCATTGAACTTGCACAACTTTTATCCCTACTTTCTTATATCTTAACCATGAATTATCATAATCAGATTGATTTCTATCTTGAAATTCACTGGGCATTTTTTGTCTATATCCATTTGCATTTAATTGTTTATCTTCGTCTTTTGTAATTATCACACCATTAAGATATTTATCAAAGATTTGCCGTACATCGTTTTCAGTAGGGCTATTTATTCCAAATATTTTATCAATAATAATTTTTCTTGGAACTGTATGGTCATGAATTAACTTTACATTTGTAGATGAATCTAATTGTTTTAATGCCTCATTTGACCAATAGCGACACCCCATATACTTCCCATCAAATTCCGTCCATATCCATAATATTTCAAAAAGCACAGCATATTTTGTTCCATAACTCAAGTCACTATTTAATACTCCAACTAAATCACTAATCATCGTATCTTTTTCTCTATAGCGTTTATTTTGTTTACTTATTTGTGCCATATACTCAACCTCCAAAGAAATATTGATTACATTAAAAATGCTTTTTCGTAATTCTCTAACCATGCTAAAAAATCACTCTTATCATTATTCGCAGAACATAATGTAGGTAAATATTGAGAGCACTTTACTTTCTTATTTTCTAAATTCCGCCCCTCTAAAGCTTGTCGAATTGAACCAAATTCCTTTTTTAATGTATTTCGTTTTTTCATAACCCATTCATTAGGAACATTGAAATAGCTTAGATTCTTAACATCAAAGTCTACAGGCAAAGCAGGGTTTTCTAGGAATGACCATATCTCTGAAATTGTTTGCTCTTCTGCAACCTTTTCATTATAAATTTTATAGGACATTGTCTGTAATAGTTTTTGTGCATAGCTACCTTCCCTATCGGTTAGTTTTGATATCTGCTTAGGTAGCCACACTAGATTGGGAATAAAGGTATTTGTCATGTGAAAGGTCGACGCTAGAGTAATTCCCTTCCCTATTTTTAACTCTCGCCAAATATGACTTGCTACAAATCCAGTACCAATTTTTGCATTTTTATAATTTTTTATCTTCGGGCTGTTAATTCTAAAAGACTTAACTATACTTTTTACAAGTGAATTATCATCCCTTAAAAATCCCTTATCATTTGCTGTTCCCCATTCATCTCTATCCATTCCCTCCCGTTTAATTCTACAACTTGCGTCTCTAACCACGTACGGAAGCATAATAGGTAGTGCTTTATAACTATCTACGGGTATCCAAATTGATAGGTCAATAAGCAACTTTTCTATTAAGCGTTTTGAAAAGTCATCTTCTTCATCCAGGTTATTCTGCAAATTATTGAAAAAGAAATATATAATATTTTCTCCATCGACTGTTTTATCAGCCATAAACTTACACTTCCCTCTTATTTACCGCAATCTGGTAATCGTGCCGCTAATTTTATCACTTATGATACCCTTTACTAGAGATTCTTAAGTAGCATTCCAACTGTTCTCGCCCTTTGACTAACTTAATCTGTCTTCGCCAGAATGCTCCAACGGGAAAATCATATCCTTCCATGCCTCGTAAATCATTACCATTGCCAGCGTATCCAATTCACAGTACTTCAGTAATGCCTGGTGGATCTCTTTGCGTTCATAATCCGTCATTTCTTCAAATTGCAATCGTGCATATGCTGTTAAGGCCGCACCGCCGTTATTTAAATCCTCGCTGTCACTTAACAGTTCGAAATCTTTCTCAGATACATCTTGAAACATTTTGGGCAACAACTTATAAGGGTCCTTAACCCGGTCATCAACAAATTCGATCCATTTCCAATTATTATAGTTCAAGCTTGTAATTCCGCCCTGTGCTCCATAGATAGGCTTACTGTACTTTTCCTGTAAAAATCGTGAACTGTTAAGAATGGACGGCAATACCTGTTTAATCGAATTTGATCCCTTCATAGCCGGACTATAATAGTAGCGTTTGACAAGCTCACACATATCAATCATATTGCGAACTCCATTCCATTGTGCTTCACTACCGCCAACTGATTGAGTGATAGTGCGGATGAAATGGCAAAGCGTCTCCCGGTCCGGGATTTCTTCCTGGTCCTCCATCAATTGTTTGTAAATGAGGTTCAAGTATGTATTCTCATGGGCAGCATAACGGAAAATACTTCCGTTGTCGTATTCCAGTTCCGCTTTCAGGCTTCTAATAAACTCGTAATTTGGAAACTTACCTGGCTCAACATTCAAGTATTGTCCCCGATGTTCGATCTGTCCGTCCTCATATATTACATGGTGAGAAAATTGAAATGCAATTCCTTCATAGGGACGCCGTCCTTTATTAAATGGAATCGCCACACTCGAAGTTTCAAAATCAATAAAGTGCAAGGGATAAATCCAACCACTCATCTCTCGCCTTAAGTTTTCTGAATCGATCCAACAAGTCGTGTCCTGACATTGTACCTTTTGCACTTGTAGCCATTGCCTTTGAGTCGGGGAAAGCCCCGGCTTTTTGTCCGCTTTTGGTGAAATATCTTCTTCCGCTATCTCTGATAGCTTAATGCGCCCTTCTTTAATATACTGATTCTTTTTACGGAAGCTCCATATTTCGATGACATTTGGTTCCAAAAAGTCATTATCAGTCCAGTTCAGCTTTTCCCTCCAGCATTCTTCGAAACCGCTTTTCAAGCCCAGTGTCTTCTCCTGCTTATTCGTCCTATACTGACACTTCGCACACGTGGCAGATAGCGGCCAGCCAATTTTTTCGTCGCGCTGATAATGATCCGCCAGCAACGCCACATATTCTCCGAAGCTCACATCTTCAAACCCATTGGAGTAAATCGCTGCGCAGGGTTCATCCACGTTCACTTGCAACAGTATCTGTTCAGCCAGATCCTCTGCCGATAACTGTTGGGTGACCACAACCTTTTTCCTGCCATTGGCGTCTTTGGCTACCTTGAATTTCTGATTCAGACCGTTGGTAGGGCAAGACGCATTTTTGTCGGCCATCATTAAATAAGCGGATATTTCGTGGTTGGGGAAAGAGTTCATCGCAACATATTTTTGAAAAGCAATATCACTAAGGTATGGGAACCACTTTGTAACAATCTCACCATTCGCATTTAGAAAGCTGTCCTTTGCTGCGTCAAAAGATTTTGCTTTTACTTCCACTAGCTCTATTTTATTCTCATTTTTACGTAGAATATCAACCCTCACAAAAAGGTTGTTAAAGAGAATAGCTGCTTCATAAATAGTTGCATTTTCTTGCTTCAGCAATTCGTTTGTCTGGTGCAGCGCTTCATCATAGTCCAGAGTCTTAATTTCACATCCACCCGGAAAGTACTTTTTAGCAAGTTCACCAACCTGGAATCCTCCGTCAGCCAGCGCTTCCAAGAAAGGATCTTCTATATTTTGATTCGCATACTCAGTTTTTCCATCATAATATAACTTAGTTGGACACTCCAAAGCCAGTTTAAATCTCGATTTTGTCAGGTATCTTGGTTTCATAAAAAACCTTCTCTCCTATACAGCCATGTTGCTTGATGTTTGTAATATTTTTGGAGTTCGATTACAGTTCATTCAGATGTCCCTAATTTTTATATATATCACATGCCCTCGCAAGCATATCCGTAACCTGCTCCCTAAGTTCCAGCGGCTCTAATACTTCTACCCCCGGCCCAAAGCTGAGCGCCCAGCGGCTAATTTCCCAAAGTCCTTTAACAGTAACTTCATATAATACTGATCCGTCTTCCATATCGGTGTATTTTCCCAGTGGATGGTATTTCGC includes:
- a CDS encoding DUF2779 domain-containing protein yields the protein MKPRYLTKSRFKLALECPTKLYYDGKTEYANQNIEDPFLEALADGGFQVGELAKKYFPGGCEIKTLDYDEALHQTNELLKQENATIYEAAILFNNLFVRVDILRKNENKIELVEVKAKSFDAAKDSFLNANGEIVTKWFPYLSDIAFQKYVAMNSFPNHEISAYLMMADKNASCPTNGLNQKFKVAKDANGRKKVVVTQQLSAEDLAEQILLQVNVDEPCAAIYSNGFEDVSFGEYVALLADHYQRDEKIGWPLSATCAKCQYRTNKQEKTLGLKSGFEECWREKLNWTDNDFLEPNVIEIWSFRKKNQYIKEGRIKLSEIAEEDISPKADKKPGLSPTQRQWLQVQKVQCQDTTCWIDSENLRREMSGWIYPLHFIDFETSSVAIPFNKGRRPYEGIAFQFSHHVIYEDGQIEHRGQYLNVEPGKFPNYEFIRSLKAELEYDNGSIFRYAAHENTYLNLIYKQLMEDQEEIPDRETLCHFIRTITQSVGGSEAQWNGVRNMIDMCELVKRYYYSPAMKGSNSIKQVLPSILNSSRFLQEKYSKPIYGAQGGITSLNYNNWKWIEFVDDRVKDPYKLLPKMFQDVSEKDFELLSDSEDLNNGGAALTAYARLQFEEMTDYERKEIHQALLKYCELDTLAMVMIYEAWKDMIFPLEHSGEDRLS